The genomic window AATTTGCTTACCTTCGGCGGGTTCTGCGGTGGTCAGCAGTGAGATGCAAGTACCATCGCGGAAAAAGCGCAGGTACCTGAAGTAGGTGCAAATGTGAACAGGGCTGTTCCACGTCACTTGGTTCGCCGAGGCCTGACCGGCTCGGATGTAGTTGACAGTGCTGATGTAACATCCATTGAATCTGATTCTCGGTCTCGAGCGGAACATGGTCTGCCAGGAGCCGCCGTACTTAGAGCTCAACAGAGCCCATGATATTGCAGGCTCACCCTGTTCCTGCTCGAGAGGCGTGGTCTCTGACTGCCCGTCGAGCCTGAGCATGCCAAGCTCTTCCAGGACGAACTTCTCTGGCTCCCAAGTCAGACTGGTCTGGAAGCGGCGGTGCATGCCCAGGAAGCCGAACTCGGTCCCCAGGCATACGCGGCGCCAAATGCGTCCTTCGGTGGCCACCAGGAAGGCCAGTCTCTTGCAGACCTGTGAGAGCCGCACAAAGTCACCGACGTCGTCTACGGTGACGTCCTGGAGTATGTGCAGCAGGACCTCATCAGGAAGCGCGGCGATGGGACAAGGAGGTGGTGGCATGCCCTCAATTGGTGGGGCGGCCGGTTCTATGGCTAGCCCGGCAAAGCTGTTTATCAAGTCATTTAAGCTTTGGGGTTTAGTAGCGGTTGTGGTTGAGGTGGAGGTGGATGTAGTGGCGGTTCGATCAGGCTGCTGTTGTTTCTCGCCAGCAGCCGAGCTTCCTGCCGCAGCAGACGAAGGCTTCTTCTGAGGAGCCCAAGCAGCGGCAAAGTGCTTTGACTTGTACTGTTGCTCGACCTTGGGATCCAGCCGGAAGGCGGTGCGGTAGAGCTTGAGGCTCTCACCGAGATTGCCGCGAGTTTCTTGCTCGACGGCATCTTCGTAGAGCTCTACAGCGGAGCGAGTCTTTTCAGGCTTGGCTGCTGTGGGCAATGGAGTCTGTGCTGATGCGGATGAGGGGGTATCTTCTACCGCGGCAATTCTAGGCTTGctggaagaagaagatggtGATGAAGCTTCTGCTGTTGGGGGTGGTTGAACATGAGCCCGAACCTGAACCTGAACCTTGGATTTCAGCTGCGTTGGACTGGTTGGTGGTTTCCTCTTATCTGACGTCTTTTGTTGTTGCGATGATGTTTTGTTGTTCTGGCCCGTCTTGGTATTTTGAGGAGGAGTATCACTCCGAGGTTTGGTCTGGGACTGTTTTGCCCGCACTTCAGCCCGCCACTGTTCTCTAAATGACTCCAGGGCTGAGTTGATGTCTTCCGGCGGATCTTCCATGGTGGCAGTCTACGGACGGCAAGAACGTTATCAAAAATAAATTGTGTATGCGTCTTGATTTTACGAGAGGCAATGTAATATCTAAGAACGAGactgatgacgatgacaatgctgttcaacgg from Pyricularia oryzae 70-15 chromosome 4, whole genome shotgun sequence includes these protein-coding regions:
- a CDS encoding F-box protein is translated as MEDPPEDINSALESFREQWRAEVRAKQSQTKPRSDTPPQNTKTGQNNKTSSQQQKTSDKRKPPTSPTQLKSKVQVQVRAHVQPPPTAEASSPSSSSSKPRIAAVEDTPSSASAQTPLPTAAKPEKTRSAVELYEDAVEQETRGNLGESLKLYRTAFRLDPKVEQQYKSKHFAAAWAPQKKPSSAAAGSSAAGEKQQQPDRTATTSTSTSTTTATKPQSLNDLINSFAGLAIEPAAPPIEGMPPPPCPIAALPDEVLLHILQDVTVDDVGDFVRLSQVCKRLAFLVATEGRIWRRVCLGTEFGFLGMHRRFQTSLTWEPEKFVLEELGMLRLDGQSETTPLEQEQGEPAISWALLSSKYGGSWQTMFRSRPRIRFNGCYISTVNYIRAGQASANQVTWNSPVHICTYFRYLRFFRDGTCISLLTTAEPAEVVQHLTKESLQLHRQGASGHLPSIVMQNALKGRWRLGSAVSQLFDDASKAEGEGKQEEPPETEEDLFIETEGIGKYMYRLDLALKTAGKLAKNNKLAWKGHYSYNRLTDDLAEFPLKNDRPFIFSRVKRFA